CATCAAGTTCCTAGAGAAACGTAGTTCAATGCCTTTTTTTTCATACATCACTTATTCTCTGCTAATTATTAACCAGCAAAATAAGATGATGAGGAAATCAATAATTGTCTTGTTTttgtctttctttattttttttttaaagtaatgtAACTATTCTAGATGAGTTCCTATAAATTGATAAGTATAGGATTGTGTATATGTTGAAGCCAAGTTCCCAATCCGATAGATGAGTTTGGTGTAAGTTTGATCGAGGATGCCTAGGTCAGAATGATTTGTGGGCATTAAATTAAATGTATTGCATGTTGATCTAGTTCAAAGTTCTAGTGTGTTTACCCCTACTGAgctgtaatttttttttctggCTAAGTGGTTTAAATGGATAAACGATTTAAGTCAATCCTATAAATGGTTAATGAGATGTTACAGTCTTTTCCTTTCAGATGTGTTATTGCTGAACTTTTCTTGGAAGGACAACCATTGTTTGAGTTATCCCAGCTACTTGCATACCGGCGAGGGCAATATGACCCTAGTCAGTGCCTAGAAAAGGTATATCTTTGGACATCTATCCAATTTATGAAGATTTCGCCTTGTTTTATGTAATAACCTCAAGAactattttctttttctgtttttttttttgagaagggAACTCGAGTTGATTTCTATCTTTGGCCTTTTGCTTGGAAGCATCCCTCATTATATTATCTATTTGTTGTAATATCTTGCTTATGGTTAAATAATTTAAGATTCGTTAACTAGAACTTATCTTATGTGTAACTATTGTAGATACAAGATGAAGGTGTCCGGAAAATGATTCTTCATATGATTCAGTTGGAGCCAAATGCAAGGCTATCCTGTCAAAGTTACTTGCAAAATTATGCATCTTCAATATTTCCAAGCTATTTCTCACCATCTCTTCACAAATTCTTCTCTTATTTGGTTCCTCTTGATTCGGATGCAAGGGTGAGAATGCCTCTGCTGATTATAGTTGCAAGATATTTTTAATCTCATCCTAGTAAAATGCGCCATTTGTTTCTTACATAGGTTGCAGCAATTGAAAGAGCATTCCATAAGATTCATGCACAAATGATGAGTGTCAGGTCATCAGAGGATGTGATTATTGACTCATCTGCCTCTCCCAAACTTATAGATGAAGAAGGGTTTCATATGGAAGGTGTGACTCAAAATATGCTTTTGGCTAGGGGGAATGCAAGAAGCAGTCTAGAGAAAAGTGAAATTGCAGGCCAGGTTCAGCTTGTTGGAGCTATCACTTCGCTCCTGAGGGATGTAGAACAAATAAATTGTTGTACACACACAGATGTAACACAGAGGAATGGTATAATCTTGCCTACTAATGATTCTGGTACTGACTACACTACATTTTCTAAGCAATCAAAGATCATGAAAGATCAGTTATCAAATGATTCCCAGGGACACAAGCAGAAAGATTTACTATTTCTAAGAAACATCTTGAAAGGCGATCTGGACTCTTTGATGGATGTTTATGATAGCCAGACAGATACATACTGTATCCCATCTTTTCCCAGCACAGGGGACAAAAACAGTTGTGATGGCATGGTCCTGATTGCATCGTTAGTATGTTCTTGCATAAGAAGTGTGAAGCAGCCACAGCTGAGAAGGGCTGGTCTCATCCTCCTGAAAACTGCTTCCTTGTACACTGATGATGAAGATCGTCTGCAACATGTCCTTCCATATGTTATTGCAATGCTTTCTGACCCAGCTGCTATTGTTCGCTGTGCTGCTCTTGAAACATTGTGCGACATTTTAACTCTTGTCCAAGATTTCCCTCCTAGTGATGCAATGATTTTTCCTGAGTATATTCTCCCAATGCTTTCCATGCTCCCTGATGATCCAGAGGAAAGTGTTAGGATTTGTTATGCTAGTAATATTTCTACAATTGCCTTGACTGCTTATAGATTTTTGGTTCGGGCTGAGAGCATAGCTGATGGAGGACCTCTTGACAAATCGACTCTAGGCCCCAAACAACAATCTCATGTTGCAGAGTCGCCAGGAAAACAACAGGGCCAAAAAGTTGATAGTCAGCTTATGCAATTAAGGAAATTGATAGCTGAAATTGTGCAAGAATTGGTGATGGGTCCTAAGCAAACCCCAAATGTCCGTCGAGCTCTCCTGCAGGATATTGGCCATCTATGTTACTTCTCTGGTAAGAAGCATAGTAATGATTTCTTATTGCCCATCCTTCCAGCATTTCTCAATGATCGGGATGAGCAGCTCCGAGCAGCTTTCTATAGACAGATAACTTTTGTTTGCTATTTTGTTGGTCAAGTGAGTGTGGAGGAATATCTTTTACCATACATTGAGCAAGCATTAAGTGATGAAATGGAGGCTGTAATTGTGAATGGTTTGGATTGTTTGTCTGTACTGTGCAAAAGTGGTTTTCTGCGAAAAAGGATGCttcttgggttgattgagaaagcTTTCCCCCTGTTGTGTTATCCAATCAATTGGGTTAGAAGATCAGCTGTTACGTTCATTGCTGCTAGTAGCAAGAGTTTAGGACCAGTAGATTCGCACGTTTATCTTTCTCCAGTCTTACGACCTTTTTTAGACAGGGTCCCAGCTTCGTTATCTTCTGAAACATCTCTGCTTTCATGCCTGAAGCCTCCAGTCTCTAAAGTAGTATACCATCAAGTTCTGGAAAATGCAAGGAGCTCTGACATGTTGGAAAGACAAAGAAGGATATGGTATAGCTCATCAACATGTTCCAATCAGTGGGAAACCATTGAACACACTAGAAAGGTTTCTGGAGACATAAAATCCACCAAGATTTCTGCCAAAAGAAAATCAAATGCACAAAGTGGAAATTATGCAGCCAATATGACACTGGATGCATCTCTACCTGTTGTGGAGGATGTAGCTGTGAAAACAGGGATATCTTTCCGGACTTCTGGTTCAGTGGATACACGGGATTCTGTCTATTCTGAAAAAACTCAATTTTCTTCATTCACATCTCCACAGATCACGGCGGCTAATAATTCTCTTTGCGATGGACCTACTGATGGCATACCCTTGTATTATGTTAGTCGTGATAAACTTGCATCTGGTATTGGTCCTGAATCTTCATTTCAATGGAATCCAAAAGGGGTCGCCGCTTCATGCATGCCACGTTTGGAACCTCTCGACAAGCCATTTAGCTTATCTAATTCAGTTCCACCCAAACTTGTTTCAAGCACTTTTTTAAACATCAGCACCAACATCAAACAACTGCAAAAGCAAGCTGATGTTGAACCTAGGAACTCTGAGCAATCTGCATTTCTTACCAGTAAGTTTCAGGATATCACTGTTTATGACACTTTGAAGGGAAGCTCGTTGGATGATGCCTCACAATCTGAGTTTAGTGGATTGTCTACCTTTGCAAGAGCATCTTCAGTTCCTGATACAGGATGGAAACCACGTGGAGTTTTGGTTGCTCATCTTCAAGAGCACAGATCTTCTGTGAATGATGTAACTGTATCTAATGACCATACCTTTTTCATAAGTGCATCAGATGATTCGACTGTTAAGATATGGGATACTAGGAAGTTGGAAAAGGATATATCTTTCAGGTCTAGGTTAACATATTCTCTTGATGGTTGTCGAGCTTTATGTGCAACTATGCTTCGAGGAACTGCCCAAGTGGTTGTTGGTGCAAGTGATGGAATGATTCATTTATTTTCTGTAGATTACATAAGTAGAGGGTTCAGTAATGTAATTGAAAAGTATTCTGGTATTGCTGATATCCAGAACAGAAACATTGGTGAAGGCGCAATTCTTAGCGTGTTGAACTGCTCTAGTGCAGATAGTTGCATTAATCAGACTGTTTTATTCACCACCCAGCATTGTGGAGTTCATCTCTGGGATACGAGGGCAAATTCTGATGCCTGGACATTCAAATCTCTTCCAAATGAGGGATATGCCTCATCTCTTGTAATGGGTCAATGTGGAAACTGGTTTGTATCTGGTTCTTCTAGAGGTGTTCTGACACTCTGGGATCTTAGGTTCCTTCTGCCTGTGAATTCATGGCACTATCCCATGGTTTGCCCTGTTGAGAAGCTATGCTTACTAATTCCACCATTGAACTCAGTGGGTGCTGTGTCAAGGCCATTAGTTTATGTTGCTTCTGGAAGTAATGAAGTCTCCCTCTGGGATGCTGAGAATGGAAGCTGTCATCAGGTACTTAAGACCACTCACTTTTCCTCTACGGTGTATTAAAGTAAATAAGtaaataaatgttccagttaggcgatgtgaaactatgataaacatgcatatcaaacgaggaagagaaagaccaaaaaagacttgtttagcaacaataaaagaggataaaatttatttaaatatagatgatgatataataggagatagagctcaatggcgtaaaaggattcatacagccgacctcacctagtgggaaaaggcttggttgttattgttgttgttgttgaagtgATGCAATTTTATGTAAGGCTCTTGACTATAATGTATTCATTATACCATAAAGTTTATGTTACATAAAAGTTTGTGTAATTTACATGGCTTACAAAATGGTCATCATGTTTTGTTTACAAGCTATTTGTTGACTTTTTCCATCTGAAGCGCAGATTTATaacatttgaatttttttttaatactcgACTCAGATTATCCAGGTGTGCAACTATATTTATAAGCATTACTACATTGTATATGTATTTTCAGTAGTTTCTACTTTGTTTATGAGTCCTTGATGCACCCACCTACCTGTTTAGTGCGTGGGATATTAAGATATTGCTAGAGTATTTTTTAGACTGAGTTTACTTGAGTTGCACAAGGATTTTATCTCACCCCAAACATAATAAAATTAGTTTGTGCACCTTCTGTGGAGCCGGACCTCAGACATCCACACACCTCTTCTTTAAAGATGACAGTGAGATATGTATGATTAGTGTATGGAAGTCATGATCCTACCTTTTACTAGATGCCTAAACCATCCTATTGCCTGCACAAAATGTGCCACTCAGGTCAAACAAATTAGAGGGCTTCAGACTAAGTTGAATCTGGTCCATCTTGATAAAATGAAATAACTGTATATTTATGAGAATCTGGCAAGAGGAAAGGCTCTTCATATGAATTTTGGATGCCTTTTACATTTGGAAATACAAGATATTTTTCCAGATCTCATTCATATTCCTTGTGTAAAGATTAGCTCGTTGCTACTTGGCTTTTTCCCCCCCTGAAAATGGTACTTGTCCTTGTTTGTTGTCAAGTTGCAGTATGGTGATTTTCCTGAAGAGAATTGTTGCATTCATGAATAATATATCAAACAAACTGCAGGTGTTGAGAGTAGCAAGTGGTGAACAGGAAGGTGAAGCATCCCATTTTTCACGAGTATCAGGAAGGCCTTCTAACAAGCAAAGTCCAAAATTAGATGGGACAAGAAATATCAATAGCAAATACAGGATTGATGAGTTGAATGAACCTGCTCCTCGTCTTCAGGGTATTCGGTCATTGCTTCCATTGCCTGGGGGAGACCTGTTGACTGGAGGAACAGATTTGAAAATACGTTACTGGGATCATACAAGGTTCTCATTCAAATCCAATCTTTTTTTCTTGTTCTTATgtgaaatagattttttttttttttaaaaaaaaagtgattATTTTTGTTTTCATGATTTGCAGTCCTGAGCGTAGTTACTGTGTCTGCGGTCCATCAACAAAAGGTGTAGGAAATGATGGATACTATGATATTAGGTCTAGCTTTGGTGTGCAAATTGTTCAGGTAATTTTCAAGTTTATGTTATTTCTTTTTTGCTTCTTTCCTGGATATTTCATTAGTATTATTTGTACATCAAATGTACTTCTATATCATGCTCTCTGTTGTATTTAGATGCATAGTTAATTCTCATGAACggttcatttaattttattaagtaaaAGTTTGAAATGCTTATCGTGTTGAAATTTGATTGTACCTAAATCTTTATTATTACTTTTGCTTCCCAGTGTGTTTATTTGGACAGACCATTTGTATGCATTTTGTCAATAAAAGTTGCTTTCAATCCTCGAAAATACAACTGAACAAGCAAGGCCATGATTGCAAAATTGCTTCCTTGTAATCTAATAGGAGAAGAATAACCATATCAAGGGGGGAAAATCTGGTTGGTACATGTGCCGATATGGTGAATTATTAAGATTGTCGATCATTGTGCTAGGGTATAAAGACATTAGTAGATGCTATGCTCGGTTATTAAATTTGTCTTATGCATTACCATGCATGAAGATAATGTCTAATGTGATTATGAAGTTTCTtagatctgaaaacttaaatCTACAATAAGTGTCTTTTTTTCTTTGATGCAAAGGAACTGCCGGTGCTGATGCATGCTTTGCCTGACTGTTCAAGTAAATGAAACTACTtatttgctaaatcttttctcaACATGCTTCCGAAAATGTCAAACAGGAGATAAACAAGCGGCCTGCTACGTCCAAGTTGACTCAGAAGATGCTCCTTTCCACGGCAGCAACCGATTCTGCTGGGTGTCACCGCGACTCGGTGCTTTCGTTAGCCTCAGTCAAGTTGAGCCAAAGGGTTTTGGTATCAAGTAGCAGAGATGGCACGATCAAGGTATGGaaataggaaaaaggaaaagaaccgACTTCTTTGTGAAGGTCACATTGTACATATTTTTGTCTTCAATAATATTTGGAAATTCAATTTGTACAGAGGGAtgattatttagaaaaaaaaaaattgcaaggtTTTCCACTTTCTTCCTTCCTATTTTTTAAGGGAAGCCGATGAACCTTAACTAGATTATATAAATTGATAGCTAATCATACTCGCTAATGAGATGCCACATTACCTAGTAATCCATTTTTGTTCATGAATAATCTCTTTCCAACCACGCCTGTAGcagtatttattaaattttttggtGAAGTGCTCCAAACTTTCATCAATATAAGGTCAgttgaacatatttaattaaagataaatggtatgttatttaattcaaaattaaaaataattttaatctcaAACGCAATTTTTAAGATAAGTTTGATCaaaattttcatgttttatgatatgtcaatGACAATAGTAAGTGCATAGTAAATTCGCCGCAGGATAATTATTAaggaattaaatttattaaaatagagttagcattaATAAATATTGGAATAAATATAGCTATTAATCTTTTTTTATTTGTAATATAGTTTTTAGCTCATACTTCATAACAGTTTGTGTATAAAATATGATTACAACAAGTTGGATTTGTTGCGTTGTCCGACTCTCATACTCAACTGAGTGTGCGAGGGTATTTGAAAGTGATTTGGATAATAACATTAGCGTTGTCCGACTCTCATACTCAACTGAGTGTGCGAGGGTATTTGAAAGTGATTTGGATAATAACATTACTCTATAATAAGATAGTATATGAACTAAAATAACATATTACATAGATAAACTTATAAAAATTGATATCTTCAATAACTATAAAAATAGTATTTAGATTATTTGAATTAAATAGTAtttagattatttaaataaaatataataaaaaataaatagaaaagtgaCAAATGATTACATcgaaaaatgacaaattgaaaAGGATTTTAGAAAACCTCAATTTATTTAtatcaataatttatatattCAAATTGCATTGCATCCCTTTGAGTTTCtacctttatttatttttaattaacatCAAACATGTAACTTAGAGCATCCACACTAGTTTCCCTatccaaaatacataatttagtataaaaaaattattttattaaatttagatatctacTTTTCAAAACATCATATATCAACttccctatttcttctctctcctctataatttttacattaattatctTAAGGGTGATCGATTAAACTTCATCAAAAATTTTCATCAACgataagataaattaaaaaatacttacAACAAATCACTCATCAACCCAGACTTCTTAGATAAGCATCCATCTAAACAAAAAAATTATGTAATCATGCTTCTGGTATATCGAGTGAAGTGATGTTACCGATCCGTGTTTAGCTTTCTCAATTGTAGATTAAATAGAGTAAGAATACACATCACTTTTAAAATATAACAAATAAGGAATGACTATTTAAACATAGAtaaagaaataattattatttttatatattaggTAGAGGGCCTTCTTCCCTccaaaaaagggaaaaaataaaattttctattaattaAGAATCACAATTTTAAGAGAATTAATAGTTCTAGCTCATTTTAATAGTTATTAGAAGCTGCACTGCACTGCGGTTGGAAGAGAAAAACTAGAACCAAGTTCCTTGTCGATTTAGTATCATTCAAAGATCAAAGTTGCAAAAAATTCCAATCAAAACCCGGTTCAACCATTGATTTGGTAAGGCcagaagaaatttatataaattcaATCCAATTTTATCAACcttaaaaatgataaaattacCTTTTCTATAAACAAACACCTAAAccttttaattaatattgttattaatttttaagttaacctAGTCGTTAAAATACTTTATGTTCTTATTCTTCACCAACCGAATAGGGTGACCATGAAACGCCTACCTTAAAAGAAGCCATCCATGTCGGACACCATTAACCTCCTCAACTCCATCT
This region of Zingiber officinale cultivar Zhangliang chromosome 9A, Zo_v1.1, whole genome shotgun sequence genomic DNA includes:
- the LOC122021614 gene encoding serine/threonine-protein kinase VPS15-like produces the protein MGNKIARTTQVSASEYYLHDLPSSYNLVLVELLGRGRFFKSILCKHDEGLVLVKVYFKRGEPLDLREYERRLAQIRDIFQSVQHPHVWPFQFWLETDKAAYLLRQYFFSNLHDRLSTRPFLSLIEKKWLAFQLLCAVEQSHNKGVCHGDIKCENVLVTSWNWLYLADFASFKPTYIPDDDPSDFSFFFDTGGRRRCYLAPERFYDHGGESPVAPDAPLKPSMDIFSMGCVIAELFLEGQPLFELSQLLAYRRGQYDPSQCLEKIQDEGVRKMILHMIQLEPNARLSCQSYLQNYASSIFPSYFSPSLHKFFSYLVPLDSDARVAAIERAFHKIHAQMMSVRSSEDVIIDSSASPKLIDEEGFHMEGVTQNMLLARGNARSSLEKSEIAGQVQLVGAITSLLRDVEQINCCTHTDVTQRNGIILPTNDSGTDYTTFSKQSKIMKDQLSNDSQGHKQKDLLFLRNILKGDLDSLMDVYDSQTDTYCIPSFPSTGDKNSCDGMVLIASLVCSCIRSVKQPQLRRAGLILLKTASLYTDDEDRLQHVLPYVIAMLSDPAAIVRCAALETLCDILTLVQDFPPSDAMIFPEYILPMLSMLPDDPEESVRICYASNISTIALTAYRFLVRAESIADGGPLDKSTLGPKQQSHVAESPGKQQGQKVDSQLMQLRKLIAEIVQELVMGPKQTPNVRRALLQDIGHLCYFSGKKHSNDFLLPILPAFLNDRDEQLRAAFYRQITFVCYFVGQVSVEEYLLPYIEQALSDEMEAVIVNGLDCLSVLCKSGFLRKRMLLGLIEKAFPLLCYPINWVRRSAVTFIAASSKSLGPVDSHVYLSPVLRPFLDRVPASLSSETSLLSCLKPPVSKVVYHQVLENARSSDMLERQRRIWYSSSTCSNQWETIEHTRKVSGDIKSTKISAKRKSNAQSGNYAANMTLDASLPVVEDVAVKTGISFRTSGSVDTRDSVYSEKTQFSSFTSPQITAANNSLCDGPTDGIPLYYVSRDKLASGIGPESSFQWNPKGVAASCMPRLEPLDKPFSLSNSVPPKLVSSTFLNISTNIKQLQKQADVEPRNSEQSAFLTSKFQDITVYDTLKGSSLDDASQSEFSGLSTFARASSVPDTGWKPRGVLVAHLQEHRSSVNDVTVSNDHTFFISASDDSTVKIWDTRKLEKDISFRSRLTYSLDGCRALCATMLRGTAQVVVGASDGMIHLFSVDYISRGFSNVIEKYSGIADIQNRNIGEGAILSVLNCSSADSCINQTVLFTTQHCGVHLWDTRANSDAWTFKSLPNEGYASSLVMGQCGNWFVSGSSRGVLTLWDLRFLLPVNSWHYPMVCPVEKLCLLIPPLNSVGAVSRPLVYVASGSNEVSLWDAENGSCHQVLRVASGEQEGEASHFSRVSGRPSNKQSPKLDGTRNINSKYRIDELNEPAPRLQGIRSLLPLPGGDLLTGGTDLKIRYWDHTSPERSYCVCGPSTKGVGNDGYYDIRSSFGVQIVQEINKRPATSKLTQKMLLSTAATDSAGCHRDSVLSLASVKLSQRVLVSSSRDGTIKVWK